A window of Mastomys coucha isolate ucsf_1 unplaced genomic scaffold, UCSF_Mcou_1 pScaffold1, whole genome shotgun sequence genomic DNA:
CCAGAATGAGAATAAGCAGAAAGAGCATGGCCAGTCCCCATGGCAACACAGCATGGTGAGGATGGAAGCTTGGAGGGTCTGGAAATAGAAACTGTACTGAGTATTGGTTATCAGGACACAGGCCCATGATTCTGTGCACGTGTGCCCACACTCAGGGCCACTGTCAGAATGGGATGCCCTTTGGAGAGTGACAAAGCGCTTCAATTTACTATCTGAATCAAAGAGTCAAGCAGGGGCTCCTTGAAAATGCCTGGAAATGCTTAAGGCTTCATAGAGGAAGGCTTTGGTCTTTCCCCCAGGAGGCTGCCTGGGTGAAGATACCAGGGCTAGTCACACTATAAAGGAAGCATGTCCATGTGCAGATTAGCCAAAGGTTAAGCCTTGGAGAGCTCAGAGTGATTTCTGAGGCTTtccagaagggagggaaggagctggTTACCTGTACATGGCTGCTGGATGGTGACAGAGTCAGAATTGTTGCTGACAGGGTTCATGGCTGTACACATGTAAGTCAGTGATTGGTCCATGGGGGAGTGGAAGATTTGAAGGACATTGCTGTTCTCCCCAGAGGGACTCCAACTGTATgtcacattcttttcttctttctccacagagCATGTCAGTGTGACATTGCAGGTATTGTTCAAAGATGGCATCAAACTCTgtgtaatttttggttttttaagccGACCTATAAGGGGAAAACATATGAGCCTACAATGAGCTGAACCAGCATAGAAAAGCTTGAGAGAATCAGTTGTTAGCTTTACAGAAATTTGTGTAATAGATGTTAAACACAACATTAAGTAagccatgaaaacaaacaaattatagtgaaattatttttgataatttgttATAGTCTTTGTTACTGGtagtgatatatatacatatatatatcaaatatatatttatgtaatatatatatttcaaaattttgtaCCAATCCAGCATCTGTAAAAAATAACTTTGCCTCAGTAATGGAGCTGTTTCATTTAGGCATGAGAATGAATGCCAATAATCCATGCATTTAGGAGAGTAATGCAGAAAGATTatgaatttaaggtcagcctggaataCCTACTAAAACcattcaaaaaccaaaagagactTAATCTATAACTTATAAGCatcagaattatatatatatatccatgctTTGTAATGATATGTGAGTACTTACTTTCAACCCTATAGACCT
This region includes:
- the LOC116069396 gene encoding LOW QUALITY PROTEIN: SLAM family member 5-like (The sequence of the model RefSeq protein was modified relative to this genomic sequence to represent the inferred CDS: substituted 2 bases at 2 genomic stop codons), which produces MAQMKGRLKKPKITQSLMPSLNNTCNVTLTCSVEKEEKNVTYSWSPSGENSNVLQIFHSPMDQSLTYMCTAMNPVSNNSDSVTIQQPCTDPPSFHPHHAVLPWGLAMLFLLILILVLTLLFRLYKXRXDRIVLEADDISKKTVYAEVLRNDSLTESRIYAELTQSKMLSCKEEPMTILFLSAAFGEKTGKNKMKDERLPKTLSNEIFV